GGCAGGCCAGGGTTCCAGGTGGCCCGGGCGTCCCCTGCCGCCTGGGCGCCGGACTCGCGCAAGGTCCCAGGCCGGGGATTGGCTGGGGAAGCGCTGGGGTGTGCCCGCGACCGCTCCGTGCGCCCCGGGCAGGGAAGGGCCCCCCGGCCAGGCGCCCCACGCCCCCTCCCCAGTGCCTAGGCCCGAAGGTGGCCGCAAGGAGCGAGCGCAGCGCGAGGGGCCCCGGAGCCGAGTCGGGAAACCTGCTCCTCGGAGCGCGCCGGGCTGTCTGGCAGTCCCCAGTTCAGCCGCGAGGGGCAGGGGACAGCCGGGGGAGGGCGGCccgcggggcgggcgggggcgagCAAAGGGAGGGCGGGTGCGCCGAGCGGGAACGGACTGGACGAGGAGGGGCCGGCTCCCCCGGTGCCCGGCGGCCGGCAGTGGCAAACCCTCTGGCCCACCGAGCCCCGGGGCGGCGGGCTCCGGGGAGGGCCGCGGCCCACGCACTCAGGGCACTCTGACCCCCAGATGCGGACGGCGCGCCTTGGCCGCGCGAGTTTTGGAACTGCGGCCCGCTGTGGGGTTCGAACTGCTGGGAGGCTTCGCCCAGTCCCCGTTAAACAATAGTCGCTGCGCGCCGCCCTCTGCCGCCGCGCGCCGGCCCGCggagctgcctgcctgcctgccttccacCTGGAGGGGCGCGCGGAGCCGAAGCCGGCCGGCTGCGCCAGCGCCGGGCTAATTTTAACTGTTGATTATGTCTCCCGCGAAGCCTCACTCGCACACCCCTCGTCCGTCTCATTTGTAATTGAGACTAATGATTACAGTGGGGCGGGAAGGGGCAGCTGCTCATTaattaatttctaattaaaaGTCCTTCCGTCCTCGGTGACTAAGGAGAAACTCCGTGCGTCGGGGCGATGTTGACTGCTCCTCGGAGGAAATTCATTTGTTCCGGCCGTGCGCCCTCGTCCCGGGCCGCGCGGCCGCCtgtccccgccccgcccggccggGCCAGGGCCGAGTGACCCCCGCGTCTGCGGCCGGGCCGGGCTGAGCGGCGTGGGGCTGACGTCAGAGCCTCCGCCGCTTAAAGCCGCGCACCGCTGACTTGACGGATTCGCacgactctttttttttttcccccttttttgcaAAATATGTATTTGTGTCGCCGCTGCGAGGCCGGTCGGTCCCACTGTCCCCTCCAGGCTCCGGACTGTGAAGCTGAGAGGATCGCCGCGGCTCACTTTCCTCTCCACTTAGAAAAGTTTTTCGAGCTTGTGGCTGCATTAACCGGCTCTTCTGCTTCGCCCTCCCAGTGTCTAGAAGCCCGCGGCCCCCGAGCAGTGGCCACGCCACGCCGGCCCCCTCGCTCAGGACCCTGCCGGCCCCGCCCGCCGGCCCCGGGCCCGCCATGTCCTACCCGCAGTTTGGGTACCCCTACTCCTCGGCACCCCAGGTAAGGGGGCCCCTCTAGACCAGCCACCTGCTGTCACCTCCCAGCGAGCGGGGCCTGGGCCACGCACCCCTCTCGACCCACCCTGGGGCGGGCAGAGGCCGGAGGAACACCGATGGGCTGGGCCCCCATTTCCTGCTTTTGTTTGTCCTCCACCCTCTCCCGGGCTCCAAGGCTGTGCCCCGGGGAAGCTGGGGACCCAGGAGAGAGGTGGCACCCGAGGGCTTGCGCGCTGAGGCCTTGGAAGCCCCCAGGGGAGGGTGTGAACATTCCGGCCAGGAGACGCTGGGCCCCACGTGTGTGGAGGAGACCCGGTGCACTTGCGTCGTGGAAAGGGACGCGCAGACCCGTGTGGACGGTGGCAGCGTCGCCGAAGACACGGAGTGCGCGCCCCCGGGGCTGTGCGTGGGGTGGACGCAGGCCCAGGGGCCCAGCCTGGAGTCCGGGAGCCCCCTTCCTCACCCCTCTCTCCCCTAGTTCCTGATgaccaccaactccctgagcgCGTGCTGCGAGTCCGGCGGCCGCACGCTGGCCGACTCCGGGCCAGCTGCCTCGGCCCCAGCGCCCGTCTACTGCCCGGTCTACGAGAGCCGGCTGCTGGCCACCGCGCGCCACGAGCTCAACTCGGCCGCGGCGCTGGGCGTCTACGGGGGCCCCTACGGCGGCTCGCAGGGCTACGGCAACTACGTGACCTACGGCTCCGAAGCGTCCGCCTTCTACTCGCTGGTAAGGGGAGGGGGTGCCTCGCAAACCTTCTTTCTGCCACGCTCGCCTCGACCGCCCCATCTGCCAAACTCACTTTCCCCCAACTCTGGAGGCGAGGGGCGAGTCCCTCGCGGCCCGGGCGCCCCACCCTGCCCTAACCCTAGCTTCCAAGCCTGGTCCTTCGGAGCGCACCAGCCCCAGGGCCGGGGGCTTCTGGCGGGTGGGGCCTCGTACTGAATGTGCGTATTgttttctgtctgctctctgttgAGTTGGGATCAGATACGTGGTTCTGTCGCGGCTCGCTCGGGCCTGTCCCCCACCCGGCCCCCTACCCCCCTTCTCCTCACTGGGCTCCTCCCCATTTCCACCCGCCCTTCGCCCTGCGCCCCGCCCAGCCCCTCCGCCGCCGTCGCCCAGTCgctcccgcccccagccccttcccctctctcATTCCCTGACACCCCATCTCTGCTCCTCCTCATTCCACATCTTGGGGCTCCTTCGCTGCCTGGGCCCGAAGGGCAGCCCGGGACCGGGCCAGGCGGCTGGGGATGGGGGCGGGATGGCGGCTGCCCAGGGGCCTTCGGGAAGCCCGCCGGAGCCCGCGTTCCCAGGGGAGGGGTCGAGCTGGGTTGCATCCCGGAAGCTGCGACCCCAGGCTCACGGGCTTCTACAGAACAGCTTCGACTCCAAGGATGCGCCGGGATCTGCGCATGCGGGCCTCGCTCCCGCCGCTGCCGCCTACTACCCTTATGAGCCGGCGCTGGGCCAGTACCCGTATGACAGGTGAGGGCCACCCCGCCACGGCCCCCTCAACCGCGCAGACACCTGACCCGCGcagtcccgcccccgccccccgacccCCGCGCCACTCCCCTTCTGAAAGTTCGGGCGACTGAGCGAGGGGTCTTTCCCGGGTCAAGCTCACGCTGACCCGGGGTTGGGCGCACCCGCCTCCTAGCCAGCCCGTGTCGCCACAGCCTAAAGGCTAAGCTGTCTCCCCGCGTGGCACCCACGCCGTCTTTCTCGACTCCCAAAGCCCAGACTTGGCCGCCTCCCCCACCTGGAGAGGTGCGGCCTGTGCGGTGCGTCCCGGCCCAGCCCACCGCCCCTACAGGGGCGCCCTTGCGCACCAGCAGACCGCAGGCCTTCGTGGAGCGACGGGCACCTGTAACTGCAGACCTCGCATGTAGACCCTGCGGGCACTATGTCCCCACAGGCGCTCGGGACCATTTCTGCCCACGGGTGGTGCGTCGTCGGGTTCTCCGCGTCCCTGCGATATGGTTTCCTGGTTTCAGGATCAAAGGGGCCCAAAAAAGGACCTTGCAGAGACATGGGTGTCTGTAGAGTGACAGAGACCTGGCTGGCCTTGCGCCGGGCTTCTCCCCCACCCACTGGGACCTCTCTGACTCCATACAGGTTTACTCAAATGTAAACATTGAGAGGCAGCGCCCACCTGGGTAAAACCCATTCCACCATAAACACACAACCTCCCCCCCACCACGACCGGGATTGAAAGCCACGTGGGCCTGGCCCTGGCCGCCCCCGCCCGCGGTGCGGGGCCGCTGCCGGTGCCCCATTGCCCAGCTTGTCCCCAGGTATGGGAGCATGGACAGCGGCACGCGGCGCAAGAACGCCACGCGCGAGACCACCAGCACGCTCAAGGCCTGGCTCAACGAGCACCGCAAGAACCCCTACCCCACCAAGGGCGAGAAGATCATGCTGGCCATCATCACCAAGATGACCCTCACGCAGGTCTCCACCTGGTTCGCCAACGCGCGCCGGCGCCTCAAGAAGGAGAACAAGATGACGTGGCCTCCGAGGAACAAGTGCGCAGATGAGAAGCGGCCCTACGCCGAGGGCGAGGAGGAAGGGGGCGAGGAGGAAGGCCGGGGGCAGCCCCTCAAGAGCACCAAGGCTGAAGGTACCCGGGAGGCTGGCGGCGCGGGGCCTGGTCTCAGGGCGGGGCCTCCCTGCGCCTTCTCGCGCGTGTCCTCAGACCTCTAAAGGCGTGGGATAAGGCAAGCCCCTGGGCCTAAGCTGCGAATGGCGTGCCCTGGCCCCGAGGGAGTGAGGCTGTGTGAGCCAGGGGACCCGAGCAGTGAGCTGGGAGCTCTCGAAAAACCACCCCGTTTGGTCGGAGGCCGGAATCAGATTGGTCCCTGTTCGGGGCACCAGGAGCCTGGAGGAGATGGGAGCTAGAGGAAATTCGCACGTGCTTTTCCTCGCTTCAAAGTGGCCCCTAACCACGCGCTCAGAACCGGGAAGGAGGGTACCGGGTTCGCGAACCGCCGCCCCGTCTCCCTTCACTGGTCATTCTTTCTCTCCCGCCAGAGCCCGTCGGCAAAGGCAAGGACCTGGAGCTCAGCGACTTGGAGGACTTTGACCCCCTGGAGGGAGAACCCCCAGAGTGCGAGCTGAAGCCTCCCTTCCAGCCCCTGGACGGCGGTCTGGATCGCATTCCCACCGGGCCGGAAGGGCCCAGCGCCCCGGGGAAGGAGGCTCCGGGCGCCCTCCGGCTGCCCCTGGCCTCCGGGGGCGGGGCCGCTCTGGACCAAGACCTGGAGAGGGCCCGGAGCTGCCTCCGGAGCGCGGCGGCCGGGCCGGAGCAGCCGGCGGGCGCGGGGAGCGGCCCGCAGGCCTGCGAGTCCAAGCTGGGCTTCGATCCCTCTGGGGCCTCGGCCGGCCTCGAGGCCAAGCCGCGCATCTGGTCCCTGGCACACACGGCCACCGCGGCCGCCGCCACCGCCTTCAGCCAGACTGAGTTTCCCTCGTGCATGCTCAAGCGCCAAGGGCCCCCCGCGGGCCCTGCGGCCCCCTCCTCGGCGCCCGCCTCCTCCTCGCCCTCGGC
The nucleotide sequence above comes from Budorcas taxicolor isolate Tak-1 chromosome 20, Takin1.1, whole genome shotgun sequence. Encoded proteins:
- the IRX4 gene encoding iroquois-class homeodomain protein IRX-4, which gives rise to MSYPQFGYPYSSAPQFLMTTNSLSACCESGGRTLADSGPAASAPAPVYCPVYESRLLATARHELNSAAALGVYGGPYGGSQGYGNYVTYGSEASAFYSLNSFDSKDAPGSAHAGLAPAAAAYYPYEPALGQYPYDRYGSMDSGTRRKNATRETTSTLKAWLNEHRKNPYPTKGEKIMLAIITKMTLTQVSTWFANARRRLKKENKMTWPPRNKCADEKRPYAEGEEEGGEEEGRGQPLKSTKAEEPVGKGKDLELSDLEDFDPLEGEPPECELKPPFQPLDGGLDRIPTGPEGPSAPGKEAPGALRLPLASGGGAALDQDLERARSCLRSAAAGPEQPAGAGSGPQACESKLGFDPSGASAGLEAKPRIWSLAHTATAAAATAFSQTEFPSCMLKRQGPPAGPAAPSSAPASSSPSAPVPAGALDRHQDSPVTSLRNWVDGVFHDPILRHSTLNQAWATAKSALLDRGPLGRALGAGANVLTTPVARPFPPAAPPDAPAAGAAKDLLAVPKAGGKPFCA